In the genome of Candidatus Omnitrophota bacterium, one region contains:
- a CDS encoding MotA/TolQ/ExbB proton channel family protein, translating to MIDLMIKGGPIMIPILLCSVLSVAVILERLYHMQRATINTPSFLEDVVSRLQRNKLMEAIDICERTSGPVAHVVKAAVLKHDRSRQEMREAVEEAGMQEIPRLNKNLGILSTIAQIAPLLGLLGTVAGMISAFQVIQEKASALYPVSPGDLAGGISQALITTMAGLMVAIPTFVAYHYFTSRANQMIMEMDRSGASVINLLSEKEVYV from the coding sequence ATGATTGACTTGATGATTAAAGGGGGACCGATCATGATCCCCATCCTGCTGTGTTCCGTGTTGAGCGTGGCGGTTATTTTGGAGCGTCTTTACCATATGCAGCGTGCGACTATCAACACCCCCTCATTCTTGGAGGATGTGGTCTCACGTCTTCAGAGAAACAAATTGATGGAGGCCATTGATATTTGCGAACGTACTTCGGGACCAGTGGCGCACGTGGTGAAAGCCGCGGTCCTTAAACACGATCGATCCCGGCAGGAGATGCGTGAGGCCGTTGAGGAAGCCGGGATGCAGGAGATTCCGCGTCTCAACAAGAATCTGGGCATTCTCTCCACCATTGCCCAGATTGCCCCCTTGTTGGGGCTTTTAGGTACAGTGGCAGGCATGATCAGTGCGTTTCAGGTGATTCAAGAAAAGGCCAGTGCCCTCTATCCGGTGAGCCCCGGGGATTTGGCCGGCGGTATCAGCCAGGCCCTCATTACCACCATGGCTGGTTTGATGGTGGCGATCCCGACCTTTGTTGCTTATCACTATTTTACGAGCCGGGCCAATCAAATGATTATGGAGATGGATAGAAGCGGGGCATCGGTCATTAACCTGCTATCTGAGAAGGAGGTCTACGTTTGA
- a CDS encoding biopolymer transporter ExbD — protein sequence MSDDFRIFGSGRLRPIPTRPIDIGLAPLVDVIFLLLIFFMLTSTFVRQSAIQINLPKAVTSDVVQMQETVILVTRDNLLYVDGQIETLESLEKALGALSSKGERAVVIKADRAASLGRVVEVFDTCRRGGISQVHIATNQELR from the coding sequence TTGAGCGATGATTTCCGGATCTTCGGGAGTGGCCGGTTAAGACCCATTCCAACCCGGCCGATCGACATTGGGCTGGCGCCTCTTGTGGACGTTATCTTTTTGTTATTGATCTTCTTTATGCTGACTTCAACCTTTGTCAGACAGTCGGCAATTCAAATAAATTTGCCTAAGGCAGTTACCAGTGACGTGGTACAGATGCAGGAGACGGTGATTTTGGTAACCCGGGACAACCTGCTTTACGTGGATGGGCAAATCGAGACCTTGGAATCCCTGGAAAAGGCTTTGGGCGCTTTGAGCTCCAAGGGAGAACGCGCGGTTGTGATCAAGGCAGACCGGGCGGCATCATTAGGCCGGGTGGTCGAGGTTTTTGATACCTGCCGGCGTGGCGGGATATCGCAAGTCCATATTGCCACAAACCAGGAGCTCAGGTAG